From Candidatus Obscuribacterales bacterium, a single genomic window includes:
- the minC gene encoding septum site-determining protein MinC — MTPDPTSDATPTSPQVSALAQSLAESNANPQVRFKTEGGRLLLLLPPESDAQVSVTWNELYQQLKHRLNAGDRFWKDGTSVHLIGRDRLLDARQLQAIADALLDAGLILKRIYTSRRQTAVAAATIGYSVEQLSPVTPLTQSSGEASNPLADPLYLQTTVRSGMEVRHPGSIIILGDVNPGGSVIADGDVLVWGYLRGMAQAGASGNDRCVIMALRMEPTQIRIAQRVARAPASPDDYHPEVAYVASEGIRIARAADFPKMRLDSRSS; from the coding sequence ATGACGCCAGACCCTACCTCAGACGCGACGCCCACTAGCCCCCAAGTCTCTGCCCTCGCCCAATCGTTGGCTGAAAGCAATGCCAACCCCCAAGTGCGGTTCAAAACCGAGGGAGGACGGCTCTTGCTGCTGTTGCCACCTGAGTCCGATGCTCAGGTTTCTGTCACCTGGAATGAACTCTATCAACAGCTTAAGCATCGCCTGAATGCGGGCGATCGCTTTTGGAAAGACGGTACGTCAGTACATTTAATTGGCCGCGATCGCCTTTTGGATGCTCGACAACTGCAGGCGATCGCCGATGCTCTGCTCGATGCTGGTCTCATCCTGAAGCGAATTTACACCAGTCGTCGGCAAACCGCCGTGGCCGCTGCCACCATTGGCTATTCCGTGGAGCAATTATCGCCGGTAACGCCCCTCACCCAGTCCAGTGGCGAAGCCAGCAACCCCCTGGCCGATCCTCTTTATCTGCAAACTACGGTGCGATCGGGGATGGAAGTGCGCCATCCGGGCAGCATCATTATTCTCGGGGATGTGAATCCAGGAGGCAGCGTGATTGCCGATGGTGATGTCCTCGTATGGGGCTATCTGCGAGGCATGGCGCAGGCGGGCGCTAGCGGCAATGATCGCTGTGTGATTATGGCGCTGCGCATGGAGCCTACCCAAATTCGCATCGCCCAGCGGGTGGCCCGCGCGCCCGCCTCCCCCGATGACTACCATCCGGAAGTGGCCTACGTGGCCTCGGAAGGAATTCGTATCGCGCGGGCCGCCGATTTCCCTAAAATGCGGTTAGACTCTAGGTCAAGCTAA